The genomic DNA AATGTTTCATGTTTCTAGCGATTACAAGCACATATTCCTGTTGATAGATATGTCCCACAGTTATTACACAATGGCATGTGAATAAATTtattttacagttgaagtcggaagtttacatacatttaggttggagtcattaaaacttgtttttcaaccactccacaaatttcttgttaacaaactttagttttggcaagtcggttaggacatctactttgtgcatgacacaattcatttttccaacaattgtttacagacagattatttcacttataattcacagtatcacaattccagtttacatacactaagttgactgtgcctttaaacagctaggaaaattccagaaaatgatgtcatggctttagaagcttctgatagactaattgacatgatttgagtcaattggaggtgtatctgtggatgtatttcaaggcctaccttcaaactcagtgcctctttgcttgacatcatgggaaaatcaaaagaaatcagccaagacctcagaaaaaaaatgtagacctccacaagtctggttcatccttgggagcaatttccaaacgcctgaaggtaccacgttcatctgtacaaacaatagtacgcaagtataaacaccatgggaccacgcagccgtcatactgctcaggaaggagacacgttctgtcccctagagatgaacgtactttggtgcgaaaagtgcaaatcaatcccagaacaacagcaaaggaccttgtgaagatgctggaggaaacgggtacaaaagtatctatatccacagtaaaacgagtcctatatttacatttacattttagtcatttagcagacgctcttatccagagcgacttacagttagtgagtgtatacattttttcatactatcaacaatatcaacataacctgaaaggccgctcagcaaggaagaagccactgctccaaaaccaccataaaaagccagactacggtttgcaactgcacatggggacaaagatcgtactttttggagaaatgtcctctggtctgatgaaacaaatatagaactgtttggccataatgaccattgttatgtttggaggaaaaaggggtttgtttgcaagccgaagaacaccatcccaaccgtgaagcacgggggtggcagcatcatgctgtgagggtgctttgatgcaggaaggactggtgcacttcacaaaatagatggcatcatgagcaagacatcagtcaggaagttaaaacttggtttcaaatgggtcttccaaatggacaatgcatacttccaaagttgtggcaaaatggcttaaggacaacaaagtcaagatattggagtggccatcacaaagccctgacctcaatcctatagaacatttgtgggcagaactgaaaaagcgtgtgcgagcaaggaggcctacaaacctgactcagttacaccagttctgtcaggaggaatgggccaacattttcccaacttattgtgggaagcttgtagaaggctacccgaaacgtttgacccaagttaaacaatttaaaggcaatgctaccaaatactaattgagtgtatgtaaacttctgacccactgggaatgtgatgaaagaaattaaagctgaaataaataattctctcttctattattctgacatttcacattcttaaaataaagtggtgatcgtaactgacgtaagacagggaatttgtactagtattaaatgtcaggaattgtgaaaaacggagtttaaatgtatttggctaaggtgtatgtaaacttccgacttcaattgtattaACATTGTTTATGAGAGTTTAAAGTACGTTGTATTACTGACCTGCTGCCTACTCACCTTCTAGCCCAAAGGCTGGCATATGGTGATATTGAGTCATTTTATCTTACCGTCCAAAGGGAATGTATGCCGATACCTATACACTCGTACTCTGTGGTGGAAACTGTTGTTTGAAAAAGAAAGCATGCATATTTTCCAGGTTTTCTGCCTTCTCGTCATGAAATCGAGTTAAGGAGGAAATTGacgcctttgcagcctgaatggagaatgttgTATTTACGAACCGGTCCACGGGGGACACCAGTGTATAGCCAGCTGCTAACATTACCTTTGGATGGTAAAATGAAAcgactcaatatcgccatctgccggCCTTTGGGCTACTCTCCTTGCAGATTGTTTGTGGACTGATTAGATGCTATGTTGAGGGGTGTTTTCCTAGTATCTTTATCCGTTGAATGATTGTGATTTTACAGGGTATATCCTGATATTGTGAAATATATTGGCTATTTGGTATATTGGCTTCTGATAAATATTGATTATAGAATTACATATTATTGATGAAATAGCCTACCTGTTCAGTTATAGGCGCTCTGCCTAGTTTGGAGGCACTCTGCAGAAGCCAGTCATAGCTTCAGGTATTGGCTATTTCGATTATTGTTTGTTATTTTGAAAGTCCACGTAGGACAGAGTTCATCAACGTCTTGTATATACTTGTGGATCCAGCTTACCTTCTAGCCCAAAACCTGTAAATAAACAACAGCATGTTGCACCTGACTGCATTAGACTCCTTATGCTTCACACACCCTGATAGTAGGTTCCTCTATTTTACTGGTAGTAATAatgttttgccctcagaacagactctattcatcggggcatggactcgagcgttccacagggatgctggcccatgttgactccaatgcttcccacagatttgtcaagttggctggatgtcctttgggtggtggaccattcttgatactcacaggaaactgttgagcgtgaaaaacccagcagcgttgcagttctcatcacaaaccagtgcgcctggcacctactaccataccccgttcttacccattcaccctctgaatggcacacatccaCAATCCGTTCCTCAATTGTctcaaatccttctttaacctgtctcctccccttgaagtggatttaacaagtgacatcaataagggatcatagctttcactcggtcagtctatgtcatggaaaaagcaggtgttttttaaaggttttgtatactcagtgtataataccCTGTAGTGTCTGCATGATGTTTTTCCAAAAAGATCAATGCCAATGTGAACTATTCGGTTTGAAAACGCACTTCCTGCACTTCTGTATTATGAGAGCCAACTTGTGCTGACCTTTTGTGAACATAAATTGATGCATGTAAATAATTAGGACACTTTCCTCTCCATCACTCCCATATAAAGGCACATAGAGTTAGTGTTTAAGCATACATTGAGGTGTTTAATAAAGCTGACAGTCTCTATTGTTTGGGACTTCACAGGTGGACAAAATCTAGGTATGAGAGTTGTTCACTTCATTTTATACAGGATGAGTGAGAGAACCTACAATAGTTTTACTTTAGTGAATGTAGAATACAAATTTGTACAACAATCTCTAGCATGGTATCTTAGTCATTAAATAAAAAGTTCACTAGAATATTTATTGTATAATGAAgataaaacaacacattcaagGGAAATAAAATGCAGATTAACTTAAAATTCTCTCTTGATTTTGAAACAGTTTGTTTCATTCATGGCAACAAAGTCCAGCTTGTGCCGCCAAACGGTTTGAGCATCCAAACCGCAAACAGCTTCTTGAAGTGACCTATTAACTACAAACAATTACCAAATACATAGCTCTGTTTATAAAAGccataaagcaaagcagtgtagGCCTACTCTTGCTAAGCAAAGTGAAGAAAGTACTTTAAACAAAGTTCTGTTGTCTCCTTAAATCATGTTCTTTCACATTCAACAGTTGTGCATGTTTTTACACAGCACATAGACCAAAAGAGCAAGTCTATCCCTTTACATTCTCAATACATTCCTTGTGTGAATCTGATTTTAGGGGAGTGCAGGGTGGGCAAGACTATTTAGTCTATGTACTGTAATGTATGTCAGCTTCTTTAGCTGTAGGGGTGTAAGTTTGGAGCTTTGTGAGGCTTTTCTTGATTTATAACGAGTGATTCTTTGGGATAAGGCTATTTTCTAACCGTGCATATAAAGAGTGAAGCTAGAAAAATTCCCTGATATCCTATCAAGTGCTAAAGTGTGCATGTAATTGTGTGATGAAGCTATGAAAAAAGACTGCTTCTGTCTTGTAAGAATAGTGTAATGGTATTATTGCTATTCTGTAACCTGAAATGTTCAATTTGATATTAATAAGTTGTGTTGTGTTTCTTATGCATTTCAAAAATATTTCTGAATTGATCAAGACTGAGGAAAATAATGTGTGTTCAAAAAGGTTTAGATGAATTCAATTTGATGTGCAACTGCCTATACAGCTCCCTCACACAGTGGCACTTAAGGACTAGAGGTTAACAGTCATATTTTCATCTGCTCAGGCCCTGCAGGCCCTAAGCACATCATCTTTGCAAATCTTCATTCTAGTACTGAGGGTGACTATATTGGACTTGCAATAACATCTAATAGTAGACTGGACCCTTTAAGTGACATTTTGTTGGGGCCGCATCTGGACAGAGTACGAGTTGGAAACTACATAGATCACTATTGGCTTATCACCAACTGCTATGGATCAAATGAAAGGGGTGGAGGTGGGTGTGGAGGAGAAACACACAAGGGAAAATATAGCAAATGTAAAGAGATACTCCTTTTGTACAGCACACTTCTCATACAAATGTGTGCAATCCAGCAGTGTGAGATCAAGTCAATTCAGTTGCATTGTCTCTCCTATGTTTTAGCTGCTGAATCCTCTGACACTTTGCCACTGTGAGGATGGGGTATAATGCAAGCCAGGGCCACCTGTAACAGACAATGACTGTCTCTGCATGGTCTGATATgctcacacaggcaaacatacaACAGTGAAACAGAAAATGGCTGCTGCCCCTCACCAGTACTACACCCTGCTTATGACATCATGATTTCTGGATTATTCATTTCCTACTAGTGATGGGGCGTTTACAAAGGGTATTTTACTGTGCCATTTTATAAAACGTATTAATTTTATACATAATCATGACTGAGATCTACATTTAGGCTATGATATTTACAACGTTTGTaatttaattaaattaaattcaccAGAGTGATATATAAATGGATAATTTAATTAACCATAAATAGGTTTATTGGCATGGTTCATGAAATGGCATGTCTTTCAATTGAGCTAAGCACAATCACAATGGACGGTTTTTCAATGCTGAGATGGGACCTTGGGTTTGAAAGTTGGCAGAGTATCCAGCAGCTGCAGGTAAATAGTTAACACAATAGAAGTAACCTTAGCATTGTGATTATCCTTCACAACATACGGTATACAGGAACTTTAACCTCACAGCACTGTTATTACAATTTCCTAGGGACAGACATTCACCACTATTAAAGGGAAAACTACCCCAAAAACTACTCTCTGGAAATAAATCCACTGATTAAAACGGTAATAACAAAATGTTGAAGAAAGTACAGTATAATTAACAAAATAGTAAATATTAACCAGTGACTAATCTACTTAATAAGGATCTTGCTGGGTAAACATGGCAGTAATCCACAAAAATATACCTTTTTCTTGAATCTGGTGATGGTACAATACATACGTACTTAGCTACACCAAGGTGATAAATATTAAAGTTGCTATTTACATAACAAAATAAAACATTTGGCTCAAATTTAGAATTTTACAAACAGAACAGCAAGTGTTCATGGCTTTAGATATTGATTCAAGATCTGGCTTGCATGTCTTTATATTGGTTGTAACAGAGCACAGTAAAAACATAACTAAGATAAACAATTGTTTTTGAGAGAATTGCTGGAAACCATAGCTACAAAATAACAGAAATAAACATACAGTACAGCTTTGGCTTACATTACCAATGAATTGTTGGAGCAATGAGAAGATTTCTTACTATTACTATGCTACCAGTTCAACTGGATGATTTCCCATTATCTTAATTTCCCATATCAGATTATAAAATGAATATGTTATTATTGCAATATACTTTTTCCTATCTCTTTTAGAACTAATCACATGACTTTGAGCCATGTCCTTCCCATACATGATAGCTTTTCCTGTCTCAAACCCCACGAGAGAAATTCTACCTCTTTcaaattaaaaacaacaactctgttgtagtgtctctaaggTCGATTATGTTTTAAAATTAGATGTCACATCGATTTGATTTAATAATTTAATAGAAGAGACAAATTGAGTCAACATTGTATGAGATTAAAGGTGTATGTGGTTACATCATCATGTTGTGAAACATGAGCTCTAACAGTGGGCGCCACAAGCAGGGGCCCTCAGCCAATAGGCAACACTCTGACTTTCTTTGATTGTTTGCAACTTGCAACCACAACAGCAAAAACAGCAACTACAAGTAAGTGCCAGACTAGACCTGTGACTACAATAAACTAGATTGTTTaatatttcttttttttctcctttgAACATCGGACTCCTGCAAACATAATCTGATTCGCACCCAGTACCTGATAACGTCTGTTTGTGTACATAATTCAGTCCAACTACTTGAATGCTTTTCTTATTAATGTGAGACTTATTTAATTTAGATATGTCCTTTAATTGTATTTGCCATTCTCCTTCTTACAAAATGAAATGGAgttaaataataatattataatgaTAACTATCAGGACCTTTCctaccccctccatctctcccccatgtatatcccctccctccctccctccctccctccctcggacTAGCTGGTGACTGGAGGCTTGACCAGGTGGCTCTATGTCACCCAGGTGTCCATGCGCATGCGCTTGACAGAAGGGCTCGCCCTGTTGTCCTCGGTGCCGGCTGGGGGTCTGCTCAGCCCCATGGAGGAGGAGTGGAAGTCTGGCCGGTGGTCCTCACGGTCGCTGCCGTCGTACGAGCTGCAGGAGGAGCTGAGGCTGTCCACTGGCGAGCTTCCCAGGTCCTGCCGGCTGGACGCCTGCTGCTGTTGCTGATGccgctgctgttgctgctgctggtggaAGCCAGAGGGGGTGACGCGCTCCCGCGGAGGGGAGATTGGCTCTGACTTGATATTGATGTTTTGGCTGGTGTTGATAGAGAGGTTGGAGCCCTGAGGTAGGTGACCACCACCCCTGTGGAGAGGAACAGCATGGGCTCAGTGGCCATTTGGAAAGTGACATAGATCAGGTTCTTGGAGTGGTGGTTGGAAAAGGGATAGCTGAAGGAGTTCAAGCTATGTACTTTgaatgtgtatataatgtgtgtgcatgtactgTATATTCTATACATGAGTGTGGGTTTCttaatgtgtgtgcatgtgtttgctaGTGTGTTACTCACACCAAAGAGCTGAGAGCTGCCTGACCCAGTTGATGTTGTTGCCATGCCGACATGGAGCCCAGAGAGAGCCCTGGAGAGCCAAAGCCCTGTAGGGAGGAGATCTCTGCACTGCTCAGGGAGTACTCTGCAACAACAACAGCACCAGAGAACAGTGAGTTACACACACTCCCCCTCCCACTGCTACTGCAGCAACACCTATCACCACAGGAGACCAGACCAATCAGTAACAGCCAAGCAGGCAGGGCTGAGGCAGCCGTGGCAAGGGACAGAGGGGTAGACTCACCGGTGTTGTAAGCGGTGGGCATGCCTGAGTAGACCAGGCCTTGGGGGGGCAGGCTGGGGGTGGTGACAGACACTACTGGGGTGGCCAGTGGCTGGGACTGGGAGCTGCTTAGCCTTTGGGTGTTCTGCAAACAGAACCGGGAAAAAACAGATTTCATGAACAAAGCAACATAGTATGGTATTAAAGGGCTTACTGTAGTGAACCCAAAGTATACAAAATGTCAGTTATAGATTacgttttaaaatgtttttaagcACTAACTTGATAAAGACCATTAATATTGTGCCAGTGGACAAATGTGTTGCGATACTACTTTCAAACAAGAGGTGGCACTGTAGCTTCATGTCACATGTGTAGTTACAATCCAGATAACATATTGAGGCTTGTCATATGACAACGGCTTGACAATACACGCAATAAGCGTCAAACTCAATCCCATCAAGTAAAGACATTGCATGTTTTTGTCCAATATTGAGAAGAGGGCTGTTGTTTGTGGATGAATCTCTTAACAGATATGCAATGTAGGGATTATGGATTATACATAATCAGCAAAGGGAGTATAGTTTTGAAGTAAAATATTGTTTTACCATATACAGCAGTGGGATTGGTGCTGATATGCAATCTTTTTCGTATTCAATTTTCCTTACAAGCTAAGGCAAATGCTCTTCAGCACTCAAATTGTTTACAGAATGTGTATAAAGCAATGATCAATTCAATGGCTACCAAAAATTGCAGATTTCTTAAGACTAACACAAAAAGAGACAGGTCCTAAATTTGGACAATATACAGTAGCTACTACTAACTCCTTTAAAACCGCAATCCTGGGTGCAGTGGCTGGCATGCTATTCCaagcacacagtcacacacaacgCAGTGCCTTCAAGCAGCAGCAACAGGACCACACAAGCTCTGAGGCAGCCAACTACACTCAtcaggcccacacacacactggcctaaTTTTCCACAATTTATAGATCTATGCATGCTTTATTAAAATCTTCTGAGGATATAACATTCTGTCCATTATGTACCTCTAATATCAACTTTGAATGCTACACTTGTTCGTTCTGATCTAAAAgtgagacatacagtgcattcggaaagtattcagaccccttccctttttctacattttgttacgttacatccttattctaaaattgattgaattaaaAAACATtgtcatcaatctatacacaataccccataatgataaagcgaaaacaggttttttgaaatgtttgcaaatgtattacaaataaaaaccagaaacaccttatttacataaatattcagaccctttgctatgagactcaaaattgagctcaggtgcatcctgtttccattgatcatccttgagatgtttctacaacttgattggagtccacctgtggtaaattcaattgattggacatgatttggaaaggcacacacctgtctatataaggtcctacagttgacagtgcatgtcagagcagaaaccaagacatgaggtcgaaggaattgtccgtagagctccgaaacaggattgtgtcgaggcacagatctggggaagggtaccaaaaaatgtctgcagcattgaaggtccccaagaacacagtggcctccatcattcttaaatggaagaagtttggaaccaccaagactttctagagctggccgcccggccaaactgagcaatcaggggagaaggaccttggtcagggagttgaccaagaacccaatggtcactctgacagagctccagagttcctctgtggagatgggagaaccttccagaaggacaaccatctcagcagcactccaccaatcaggcctttatggtagagtggccagacggaagccactcctcagtaaaaggcacatgacagcccgcttggagtttgccaaaaggcacctaaaggactctcagacaaagagaaacaagattctctgctctgatgaaaccaagattgaactctttggcctgaatgccaagcctcatgtctggaggaaacctggcaccatccctacagtgaagcatggtggtggaagcatcatgctgtggggatgtttttcagcggcagggactgggagactagtcaggatcgagggaaagatgaacagagcaaagtacagagagatccttgatgaaaacctgctccagagcgctcaggacctcagactggggcgaaggttcaccttccaacaggacaatgaccctaagcacacagccaagacaatgtagagtggcttcaggacaagtctctgaatgtccttgagtggtccagccagagcccggaattgaacccgatctaacatctctggagagacctgaaaatagctgtgcagcgatgctccccatccaacctgacagagcttgagaggatctgcatagaagaatgggagaaactccccaaatacaggtgtgccaagcttgtagcgtcatacccaagaagactcaaggctgtaatctctgccaaagatgcttcaacaaagtactgagtaaagggtctgaatacttatgtaaatgttatatttccgttttttattttcaatacatttgcgaacatttctaaaaacctgtttttgctttgtcattatgaggtattgtgtgtagaatgatgaagaaaaaaacaatttaatctactttagaataaggctgtaacctaacaaaatgtggaaaaagtcaacgggtctgaatactttctgaaggcactgtatttgctaGCACCTGACGGATGCAAAATGATATTTAGCATGAGCTGGGTGGGAATAACATCAAGAGACACCTTTACTTAATCAGTGTAGCAAACACATAAGGCATATCCTTATCATATGATATGGTTACTTGTAATATAGTCCAGCTGAGGGTTACATTTGAGGCAATATTGCATCATGACAGTTTGATAAATATCCGCTGCTCATATTCTCTCCAACGAGGTGACATCATCAAAAGCAAGCTTCAATACAATCCCTCCccatgagaaaaataaatcctaGATCTGAAATCCCTTCTTGGGAAGTTACTTTGGAATTGTATTGATATTATGAAACCTTTCGTTTTCACTAAATAATATTTGATGATGTGTGTCCAAACTACTTTCTTGAAGTAACCAGACACAAGATTGATAATGACATGTTTGCTTGTTCTTGTGAACATGTGCATCGTGTGCTCACtcgcaaacaaacagaaacacacacaaaccccaGCAGGATGACTGGAATTCCCTGAACAACACATGGGAGTGGCGGTGCACCCCACATTAGACAGGTTGAGGCATCTTTAATAGGCCAGGCCTAAAACACGCAGTGACACACTGATGCTGCTGTTCATTTCTCAATTTAGTCTTTATAAAAAGAAAATGCATTCAATCAAATTAAATAAACTCAGTTCAAGTTATTCAAATCTACAGTTCAAGTACAGCTGTCACTCCTGAACACGTATTACTGATCTATCTGCCTCTTTCTGTTGTTACGATGAAATTTAAAGCGTGCTCATTCAGCCATTTTTCTCAGGCATTTCTTAAAACTCACCAAATCCATTTCCTCTTCCTCTGACTGCTCTCaacagaagagaagaagagaggcagGGTTACAAGAGAAGGTCAGGATAGCTTCTACAGTCACCCTTTTGATGTTGAAAACCAAAGTCCTAATTGCCTGATTGTATTCCACGAGTAAAAGTCATCTAGACGTGCCATTAAAAATTCCCTCTGTCCTCTGCTATTCATGTTACCTTGCGAAACCCTCTTTGTCAAATGCAATGTCAATCAATTTCTTTGCGGACTCATGAACTTCCCTGAAATACTTGAATGCAATACTGTAcaatgctttggataaaagtgtctgctaaatgaccatgtTATAACACTTTAGCATTGTGTTTGTGACCATTTCAGAGTTTGACTTATCATTTTGGATCCATCACTATTCGCTACTCAAAAGGTTACTGATGTAAAACCGAAATGGGTAAACTCTAAGGTAAGGAGTTTAAGTCAGCAAACACACTTCATGACTTGGACTTAACCTCACATTGAATAAGTTCTTAACCTCTCATGCATCAATACATAACTCTATCAATCTAATTACATCATCAATCCTGAGGGTATAACGTGACTCATTTGGAAGGCTCTCCACTTTCAAATAAACTGTGTTCAAGAAACTAAAACTGACTAGTTAGGTCAACTCAATGCaaactgtaatgtaacaaaacctTTGTAGCTCATGTAAAGTAGTCAACGAGGTAACAGTCAATGTAATATATTGATACAGTACTACTAAGCCTGCATATTGTGCATTTTTGTTTCACCTAGTAGATTACAGGGGTCTCTCTGTATGTGAGGCCTACTGTTCCGCTAGACAAGAGGCTAACTGGAAGCCCTTCTTCCATCTTCCCTGTGCTGAGGGACAGACTGCCCTGGCCAGGACTGTCTTAATACCCACAC from Coregonus clupeaformis isolate EN_2021a chromosome 11, ASM2061545v1, whole genome shotgun sequence includes the following:
- the LOC121576626 gene encoding myocyte-specific enhancer factor 2A isoform X5; this encodes MGRKKIQITRIMDERNRQKLRNKGHNDLCASPDPDDCFGHSPLMDDRFGKLSEESDLMYKRCGPTALPQQNFPMHVAVPVSNQNTMSYHPGGSMSSQALAQAAASLSDSGMLPPPQSSLHRNVGSSGGQQRPPTQGNAGSSFVNSRGSPGLLGTPSGNGLGKVMPTKSPPPPGVNMGMGNRKPDLRVVIPPSSKGMMPPLSEEEEMDLNTQRLSSSQSQPLATPVVSVTTPSLPPQGLVYSGMPTAYNTEYSLSSAEISSLQGFGSPGLSLGSMSAWQQHQLGQAALSSLVGGGHLPQGSNLSINTSQNINIKSEPISPPRERVTPSGFHQQQQQQRHQQQQQASSRQDLGSSPVDSLSSSCSSYDGSDREDHRPDFHSSSMGLSRPPAGTEDNRASPSVKRMRMDTWVT